Proteins encoded together in one Spirochaetota bacterium window:
- the nuoI gene encoding NADH-quinone oxidoreductase subunit NuoI, whose translation MLSILRSLWLVLLHTFKRPVTVLYPEVKPALPARWRGRIVLTNDPDGKERCVACYLCAVACPVDCISLQAAEMEDGRRYPEFFRINFSRCIFCGYCEDACPTYAIQLIPDFEMCEFDRQNLVYEKEDLRISGPGKYHDYNFYRVAGMSIAGKDKGEAQDEEKPVDVKSLLP comes from the coding sequence ATGCTGAGCATTCTCAGGAGCCTCTGGCTCGTGCTGCTGCACACCTTCAAGAGACCGGTTACGGTGCTCTACCCGGAGGTGAAGCCCGCGCTCCCGGCGCGCTGGCGCGGGAGGATCGTGCTCACGAACGATCCCGACGGGAAAGAGCGCTGCGTCGCCTGCTACCTGTGCGCGGTCGCGTGCCCGGTGGACTGCATCTCCCTGCAGGCGGCGGAGATGGAGGACGGAAGACGCTACCCGGAATTTTTCCGGATCAACTTCTCGCGGTGCATATTCTGCGGCTACTGCGAGGACGCGTGCCCCACGTACGCGATCCAGCTCATCCCCGATTTCGAGATGTGCGAGTTCGACCGCCAGAACCTGGTGTACGAAAAGGAAGACCTACGCATCTCCGGGCCGGGGAAATATCACGATTACAATTTCTACCGCGTGGCCGGGATGTCCATCGCGGGAAAGGACAAGGGCGAGGCCCAGGACGAGGAAAAGCCGGTGGATGTGAAGAGCTTATTGCCATGA
- the nuoG gene encoding NADH-quinone oxidoreductase subunit NuoG yields MATIYIENKAHQVGTEKSLLDTCLSLGYDIPYFCWHPALGSVGACRLCAVKKFAGPDDTKGRIVMSCMEPVIDGLRISVNDPEARAFRARVIEWLMANHPHDCPVCDEGGECHLQDMTTMSGHVYRRYRFTKRTHVNQRLGPFINHEMNRCIQCYRCVRFYRDYAGGRDLNVFAAKNHLYFGRHEDGALRSPFSGNLVEVCPTGVFTDKTLKRHYARKWDLQTAPSVCAHCGLGCNIIAGARHGTLRRVLNRYNGEVNGYFLCDRGRFGYEFVNADTRIKSALVKSASGALETVPAEAVTAKIAALHAQGKRILGIGSPRASLESNFALMRLAGDAHFYAGVGKHEFSLYRLALSLLASGPYRAASLGDVRRADAVAILGEDLESAAPLLMLAARESAHGGARRAAGKLGIPGWDDAAVRYATPDGGGPLFVADCGPAAPGPGDFRGDPDSLARVAFAAAHEIDAAIPDATGLSPAEREFAARMAQGLKSADNPVIVSGMSRGSGALMRGAAALAAALCRDGKTAGLFLAGPECNGMGLALIAEKDLDDAIAAAASGGYDSVIILENDLYRRIADRDAERLFASKIPVTVIDCVHSRTTARADLVLPAASFPGSNGTLVNAEGRAQRFFQVFDEGEAIRPSWKWIVEIARAAGSPECRWTTFDEIAGALAESGPRFKALAALAPDANFRMTGQKIPRQSHRRSGRTAEFANVAVSEARPPLDAESPFTFTMEGTRLMPPAPLVPAYWRPSWNSVQSVNWYQEEVGGALKGGDPGVRLFEKVQGAAHESVSAPQAFAPRPGQWLLVPHHALFGSDELSMLAPGIMELAAAPHVILRPDEAGTLGLPEGASAHIAFGDTTVDAAVKLNDHVPAGTALLFPGPGVHFAAPAWGTIRGAKP; encoded by the coding sequence ATGGCGACCATCTATATAGAAAACAAGGCTCACCAGGTGGGCACCGAAAAGAGCCTGCTTGATACCTGCCTCTCGCTGGGGTACGATATCCCGTACTTCTGTTGGCATCCCGCGCTGGGATCGGTGGGCGCGTGCAGGTTGTGCGCGGTGAAGAAATTCGCGGGCCCCGACGACACGAAGGGCAGGATCGTCATGTCCTGCATGGAGCCGGTCATCGACGGCCTCCGGATATCGGTCAACGATCCCGAGGCGCGCGCATTCCGCGCGCGCGTCATCGAGTGGCTCATGGCGAACCACCCGCACGACTGCCCGGTGTGCGACGAGGGCGGCGAATGCCATTTACAGGACATGACGACGATGAGCGGACACGTGTATCGGCGCTACCGCTTTACGAAGCGCACGCACGTGAACCAGCGCCTGGGACCGTTCATAAATCACGAGATGAACCGCTGCATCCAGTGCTACCGCTGCGTCCGCTTCTACCGGGACTACGCGGGCGGGCGCGACCTGAACGTGTTCGCCGCGAAGAACCACCTGTATTTCGGAAGGCACGAGGACGGCGCGCTCCGGAGTCCCTTCAGCGGGAACCTGGTCGAGGTCTGTCCCACCGGCGTATTCACCGATAAAACCCTCAAGCGGCACTACGCGCGCAAGTGGGATTTGCAGACCGCCCCCTCGGTGTGCGCGCACTGCGGGCTTGGCTGCAACATCATCGCCGGTGCGCGCCATGGAACGCTCCGCCGTGTCCTGAACCGCTACAACGGCGAGGTGAACGGGTACTTCCTGTGCGACCGGGGCCGATTCGGCTACGAGTTTGTGAATGCGGACACGCGAATAAAATCCGCGCTGGTGAAGAGCGCGTCGGGCGCGCTCGAGACGGTGCCGGCCGAAGCCGTTACCGCAAAAATCGCGGCCCTGCACGCGCAGGGGAAGCGCATCCTGGGAATAGGTTCGCCCCGGGCCTCCCTTGAGTCGAACTTCGCGCTGATGCGCCTTGCGGGTGACGCGCATTTTTACGCGGGTGTCGGGAAGCACGAATTTTCCCTGTACCGGCTTGCCCTCTCGCTCCTCGCGTCCGGACCGTATCGCGCCGCATCGCTCGGGGACGTGCGGCGCGCCGACGCCGTCGCGATACTCGGCGAGGATCTCGAAAGCGCCGCGCCGCTGCTTATGCTTGCGGCACGCGAATCGGCCCACGGGGGCGCGCGCCGCGCCGCCGGGAAGCTCGGGATACCCGGGTGGGACGACGCCGCCGTGCGTTATGCGACGCCCGACGGCGGGGGCCCGCTGTTCGTCGCGGACTGCGGTCCCGCGGCGCCGGGACCGGGGGATTTCCGGGGAGACCCGGATTCCCTCGCGCGCGTCGCGTTCGCGGCCGCGCATGAAATCGATGCCGCCATTCCCGACGCGACCGGGCTTTCCCCAGCTGAGCGCGAATTCGCCGCGCGCATGGCGCAGGGGCTTAAAAGCGCGGACAATCCCGTGATCGTGTCCGGCATGTCGCGGGGGAGCGGGGCGCTCATGAGGGGCGCGGCCGCGCTCGCCGCGGCCCTGTGCCGGGACGGGAAGACGGCGGGTCTTTTCCTCGCGGGGCCGGAATGCAACGGCATGGGGCTCGCGCTCATCGCGGAAAAGGACCTGGACGACGCGATCGCGGCAGCCGCGTCCGGGGGCTACGATTCCGTGATCATACTCGAAAACGACCTGTATCGCCGCATTGCGGATCGGGACGCGGAGCGTCTATTCGCGTCGAAGATTCCCGTGACGGTGATCGACTGCGTACATTCCCGGACGACCGCGCGCGCGGACCTGGTCCTGCCCGCCGCGAGTTTCCCCGGATCGAACGGCACCCTCGTGAACGCGGAAGGGCGCGCCCAGCGTTTCTTCCAGGTGTTCGACGAGGGAGAGGCGATCCGTCCGTCGTGGAAATGGATCGTCGAGATCGCCCGTGCCGCGGGATCGCCCGAATGCCGTTGGACGACATTTGATGAAATTGCGGGCGCGCTCGCCGAATCGGGTCCGCGTTTCAAGGCGCTCGCCGCGCTCGCGCCGGATGCGAATTTCCGCATGACGGGCCAGAAGATTCCGCGCCAGTCCCACCGGCGCAGCGGGCGTACCGCGGAGTTCGCGAATGTGGCCGTGAGTGAGGCCCGGCCACCCCTGGATGCTGAGAGCCCGTTCACGTTCACGATGGAAGGGACGCGTCTCATGCCGCCCGCGCCGCTCGTGCCCGCGTACTGGCGCCCCTCGTGGAACTCGGTGCAGTCGGTCAATTGGTACCAGGAGGAGGTGGGGGGCGCGCTCAAGGGAGGAGACCCGGGAGTGCGCCTCTTCGAAAAGGTGCAGGGTGCCGCGCATGAAAGCGTATCGGCCCCCCAGGCCTTCGCGCCGCGTCCCGGTCAATGGCTGCTTGTCCCGCACCACGCGCTTTTCGGGTCCGACGAGCTCAGCATGCTGGCCCCCGGGATCATGGAGCTCGCCGCGGCGCCGCACGTCATTTTGCGTCCCGATGAGGCGGGGACACTTGGACTGCCCGAGGGAGCATCGGCGCATATCGCTTTTGGGGACACGACTGTGGATGCCGCGGTGAAATTGAACGATCATGTGCCCGCGGGAACGGCGCTGCTGTTTCCCGGTCCGGGTGTTCACTTTGCAGCTCCGGCATGGGGCACGATTCGCGGGGCGAAGCCATGA
- the nuoF gene encoding NADH oxidoreductase (quinone) subunit F: MERPLTQHIRPDRSPLSISEYEKTGGYQAARKALKTMDPKSVTDTVINATLRGRGGAGFSTGRKWSFIPKDAPPQRYLVVNADEMEPGTFKDRLLLEGNPHQLIEGMIIAAFAIQADTAYIFLRRAYRLAAARLEKALAEARAAGYLGKNIFGSGRSLEIHVHMSAGRYICGEETALINALEGRRANPRSKPPFPQISGLFGKPTIVNNVETLCNVPHIIGKGVDWFKSLALTEDGGTKLYGASGKVKKPGLWELPLGTSAREILEEHAGGMRDGLKFKGLLPGGASTDFLVEKHLDLPMDFNALGAAGSRLGTGTMIVMDDRTCPVGFVHNLIRFFAQESCGWCTPCREGLPWVEKTLAAIEAGKGKDGDVEILEMHAKALGMGNTYCALAPGAMEPLASALLYFRDDFTRHIKEQGCPWR, translated from the coding sequence ATGGAACGCCCGCTTACACAACATATCCGTCCGGACCGCTCCCCGCTGAGCATATCCGAATACGAAAAGACCGGGGGATACCAGGCCGCGCGCAAGGCCTTAAAGACCATGGACCCGAAGTCCGTGACCGATACGGTCATTAACGCGACGCTCAGGGGAAGGGGGGGCGCGGGATTCTCAACGGGGCGGAAATGGAGCTTCATCCCGAAAGACGCGCCGCCCCAGCGCTACCTGGTGGTCAACGCCGACGAGATGGAGCCGGGGACCTTCAAGGACCGCCTTCTATTAGAAGGAAACCCTCACCAGCTCATCGAGGGCATGATCATCGCCGCCTTCGCGATACAGGCCGACACGGCCTACATCTTCCTGCGGCGCGCCTACCGGCTGGCGGCGGCCCGGCTGGAAAAGGCCCTCGCCGAAGCGCGCGCGGCAGGATACCTGGGGAAAAATATTTTCGGCAGCGGCAGATCGCTCGAGATTCACGTGCACATGAGCGCGGGCCGTTATATCTGCGGCGAGGAGACCGCGCTTATCAACGCGCTCGAGGGACGCCGCGCGAACCCACGCTCGAAGCCGCCCTTTCCGCAGATCAGCGGGCTTTTCGGCAAGCCCACGATCGTGAACAACGTCGAAACGCTCTGCAACGTGCCGCATATAATCGGCAAGGGCGTCGACTGGTTCAAGTCGCTCGCCCTGACCGAGGACGGGGGCACGAAGCTCTACGGCGCGAGCGGCAAGGTGAAGAAGCCGGGGCTGTGGGAGCTTCCCCTGGGCACCAGCGCGCGCGAGATACTCGAAGAGCACGCGGGCGGCATGCGGGACGGGCTCAAATTCAAGGGCCTGCTTCCCGGAGGCGCCTCCACCGATTTTCTCGTCGAGAAGCACCTGGACCTTCCCATGGATTTCAACGCGCTCGGCGCGGCGGGGTCAAGGCTGGGGACCGGCACCATGATCGTGATGGACGACCGGACCTGCCCGGTGGGCTTCGTGCACAACCTGATTCGTTTCTTCGCCCAGGAATCCTGCGGCTGGTGCACGCCCTGCAGGGAGGGGCTTCCCTGGGTTGAGAAGACGCTCGCCGCGATCGAGGCCGGAAAAGGAAAAGACGGGGACGTCGAGATACTGGAGATGCACGCGAAGGCGCTGGGCATGGGCAACACCTATTGCGCGCTCGCGCCGGGCGCCATGGAGCCGCTGGCGAGCGCCCTTCTCTATTTCCGCGACGATTTCACGCGGCACATCAAGGAACAGGGGTGTCCCTGGAGATAG
- the nuoH gene encoding NADH-quinone oxidoreductase subunit NuoH: MNELLRTILIIGGVLGGVLGLASGLIWVERRLLALWQDRYGPNRVGPFGLLQVAADIIKLFFKEDWTPPFADKPVFIFAPAVVVAGVLMSFAVIPFSDTIFVTDLDIGLLFFLAMSSLGVYSIVLGGWASNNKYALLGSMRGAAQMITYEVFMGLSLMGVVMTAGSFSLRAIVEAQRGMWFVGPQFVGFAVFLIAGVAETHRLPFDLPEAESELVAGYHSEYSGMKFGMFFLGEYLGIILVSAMMTTLFFGGWLGPAFLPPFAWFLIKTFAFIGLFILLRAALPRPRYDQLMEYGWKLLLPLALVNLMVTGALILLGG; this comes from the coding sequence ATGAACGAGCTCTTGAGAACGATACTGATCATAGGGGGCGTGCTGGGCGGCGTGCTCGGCCTGGCCTCCGGCCTCATCTGGGTCGAGCGCAGGCTCCTCGCGCTCTGGCAGGACCGATATGGCCCCAACCGCGTGGGACCGTTCGGCCTCCTGCAAGTCGCCGCCGACATCATCAAGCTCTTCTTCAAGGAAGACTGGACGCCGCCCTTTGCCGACAAGCCCGTGTTCATTTTCGCGCCGGCCGTCGTCGTCGCGGGCGTGCTCATGAGCTTCGCCGTGATACCGTTCTCGGACACGATCTTCGTGACGGACCTGGACATTGGGCTCCTCTTCTTCCTCGCCATGTCGTCGCTCGGCGTGTACAGCATCGTGCTGGGCGGCTGGGCCTCCAACAACAAGTACGCGCTCCTGGGTTCCATGCGCGGCGCGGCGCAGATGATCACCTACGAGGTCTTCATGGGCCTGTCGCTCATGGGCGTGGTGATGACGGCGGGCTCGTTCAGCCTGCGCGCCATCGTCGAGGCGCAGCGCGGCATGTGGTTCGTGGGGCCGCAGTTCGTGGGCTTCGCCGTCTTCCTGATCGCGGGGGTGGCCGAGACGCATCGCCTCCCGTTCGACCTGCCCGAGGCGGAAAGCGAGCTCGTCGCCGGCTACCACTCGGAATACTCCGGCATGAAGTTCGGCATGTTCTTCCTGGGGGAATACCTGGGGATCATACTCGTGAGCGCGATGATGACGACGCTCTTTTTCGGGGGGTGGCTGGGACCGGCCTTCCTGCCGCCGTTCGCGTGGTTCCTCATAAAGACCTTCGCGTTTATCGGGCTGTTCATACTGCTGCGCGCCGCGCTGCCGCGGCCCCGGTACGACCAGCTCATGGAATACGGATGGAAGCTCCTGCTTCCGCTCGCCCTGGTGAACCTGATGGTGACCGGGGCGTTGATACTACTGGGGGGATGA
- the nuoE gene encoding NADH-quinone oxidoreductase subunit NuoE: MLSVEEKQEIAKMLEACPMPRAGCIEALTVVQRHRGWVSDEGVIDVAALLGMTPAEVDSVATFYNFIFRGPVGRHVVLLCDSISCWVMGYENLLDHLKTKLGVEPGGTSADGRFTLLPNVCLGACDEAPAMMVDDELYGRLTPAKIDEILERYP; encoded by the coding sequence ATGCTCAGCGTAGAAGAAAAACAGGAGATCGCAAAGATGCTCGAGGCCTGTCCGATGCCGCGGGCGGGGTGCATTGAGGCGCTCACGGTCGTGCAGCGGCACCGGGGCTGGGTGTCGGATGAGGGCGTGATCGACGTCGCCGCGCTCCTGGGCATGACGCCGGCCGAGGTGGATAGCGTGGCGACCTTCTACAACTTTATATTCCGAGGCCCGGTGGGCCGGCACGTGGTGCTCCTGTGCGACAGCATAAGCTGCTGGGTGATGGGATACGAAAACCTTTTAGACCATTTAAAGACGAAGCTGGGGGTGGAACCCGGGGGCACCAGCGCGGACGGGCGCTTCACATTGTTGCCGAATGTGTGCCTGGGCGCGTGCGACGAGGCGCCCGCGATGATGGTGGATGACGAGCTCTACGGGCGCCTTACGCCCGCGAAGATAGACGAGATCCTGGAGCGATACCCGTAG